In Sphingomonas sp. SUN019, the genomic window CGTCTTCGCGAACGTAATCATTCTCGTAGATGCCCGCTTCCCAGAATTGCTGCGGCATGAAATCGGGTTTCCGGTCGATCACGCTGTCATGCCAGCCGCCGAGCAGCATCCCGCGGAACCGGCCCTTGGCGCTCTGCCGGTCGGGGGCTATAGTGATGATGTCCTGCATCTGGAAATGATCGAGCACCAGCCCGTCGACCGGCCCCGGCCGCCCTTGCGTGAAACGGCCCGCGATCCAGTCCCCATACAGCCGCTTCACCCCGGCATGGCCGTGATATTCGCCCGACAGGAACACGACGACGCCGTCGCGTGCGAACAGTTCGGCGACGTCGTCGGGACGGTTGAAATCGATGTAGTAACCGTAGGCCCAGTGGAGCCGGCGGATCGCGTTCATATCCTCGAGTTCGCCGACGCGATTCTCCAGCGCTTCGAGCCGTGCGGTCGCGTTGGGATCCATTTCTGGCATCATCCGATCTCCTGCTCTATTTTGTATGCAAGACTAACGGATAATCGATCCGTGGCGAGAGGAAAATCGGATGGGCTGGGATGGCAAGGTCGCATTCGTCACGGGCGGGGTTTCCGGCATCGGCTTTGGCATCGCGCGCGCGTTTGCCGCGGCCGGTATGCGGCTGATCCTGTCCTATCGCGACGAAACGCACCGGGCCGCTGCCGAACGCTGGTTCGTGGACGCGGGATATGTCGCGCCGGTGTTCGTGAAGCTGGACGTGACCGATCGCGCGCGCTTCGCCGAGGTCGCGCACGAGATCGATGCGCGGTTCGGGCGGCTAGACGTGCTGGTGAACAATGCCGGGGTCAGCGTGTTCGGGCCGACCGACGAGGCCGCCCACGCCGACTATGACTGGATCATGGGCGTGAATTTCGGCGGAGTCGCGAACGGGCTCGTCGCATTGTTGCCGCTGGTGAAGCGCGGCGGTCCGGGTGGGCACGTCGTCAACGTCGCGTCGATGGCGGCGTATCTGTCGGGACCGCAGGCGGGGATCTATACCGCCAGCAAATTCGCCGTGCGCGGCCTGACCGAATGCCTGCGCTACAATCTGGCCCCCTATGGCATCGGCTGTTCGCTGATGTGCCCCGGCCTGACGCGCACCAACGCCTGGGACAGCGCGCTGAAGCGCCCGGACGATTTCGCCGAATCGGGCTTTGCGGCGGTCGATCGCGCCGAGCTGGAGACGTTCGGCGCGGCGTTCGACGCTGGAATGGACCCGTTCGAGGTGGGCGGAAAGACGCTGGCGGGCATGACCCGCAACGACGCGGTGATCTTCACCCATCCCGAATTCGCCGAGGATTTCCGCGAGATCTACGACGCCAGCATCGCAGCGCTGCCCGACGAACCGGTGCCCGAAGGCCGCCAGGAGATCGAACGCCTGCGCCGCGCCGCCGCCCGCGACGCCGCGGCGGGCAAGGCGATCGGGCTGGCTGATCTGATCTAGAACCAATAGGCGATCGCCCGCATTTCGATCGACGCGCGGGGTGGCGCGTCCGCGGGGCAATCGGGATCGTCGAAGGCGACATGCGGGACCGAATGCGCGCGTTCGGGGTCGCTGTCGTTGGTCTTGAACATGATCACCTCGTCGCGGTCGAGGTCGCCGAACCAGTGCCAGCGGTGCGTGGGGGAGTGCGCGACGACGAGGCCCTCGAACGACCATTCGTCGACGCCGTCGCGGTCGAAGATGGCATCGGCAGGCAGCAGGTCGGCGGTCGCGACGCTGCGCGCGTCGCATAGCGCCAGCGGCACGTCCTGCGGTGCGGGCGAGATTGCGCGCCAGACGTTGTAATGTGCGGTGCGTCGCGGTTGATGTCTTCCCTCCGGCAACGACCGCGCCGAGAAAATCGCGGCGGTCGAATCTGAAACGTCGACATGCGCGAATCGCGCGGGCCGCGAATTATCGAGCGCACCCGACAGCGCGGAGCGTTCGGCAAAGCGCAGGACGCCGGCCCCGGTCACCGACACCGCATCCGCGCCGGTCACCTGCTGCACAAGCGCGGCGATCTCTTCAGGGTGGACCGCCGCCACCGCGGCGGCGTCGGCGAAATCGGCGACGGCGCTGCGATGCGGCATCAGGGCGAACCCCTCGCAATCAAGCGACGTACCCGAAGTGCGCGACTCGGCGATCGGCATCGGCTCGGGCGCGATGACGACGGTGTCGCGGCTGGAGTCGTTCGCGAAATAGCGCATCCTTTCGTGCCCGCGCGCGACATAGTTGATCATCGCCTGCATCGCCGCCGTTCCTCTCCGCATCACGTCCGTCTGCGCATGATGTTGCGCAGCATCGCCGCAGCACGCAACTGTCAACAATTCATGCTGGCAGCGCCGATGGTGGTAGTTTTGGTACTTCTTGTGCCGCGGCTTTTCGTATGTCTTACTGACAATGAACCCGACAGTTTCGCGGTTCGGGAAGGGGTCACGTTCCGGCGAAGGACGGGCCTAATATTCAGGGGAGGAGCTTCGATGCACGATATTGTCCACACGCGGCGGATCGCGCGCTTGCTGGCGTCAGCCTCGGCCGCGGGCCTGGCGATGGCGACGCCGGCGCTGGCGCAGGACCAGACGCCACCCGCCACAATCACACCGCCCACCGCCCCGCCCACCACAGCGGCGCAAGGACCGGAGGGGGCGGAGTTCGGCGCGACGCAGGATATCGTCGTCACCGCGCAGTTCCGTCAACAGAAGCTGCAAGACATCCCGATCGCGATCACCGCGGTCAATTCGGCCGAGCTGGAGGCGAAGAACCAGACCAATCTGGCGCAAGTCGCGGACAATGCCCCGAACGTGTCGCTGAAGCCGCAGGGCGCGTCGTTCGGACCGTCGGTCGTCGCGTCGATCCGCGGCGTCGGGCAGAACGATTTCAACCCGGCGTACGAACCCGGCGTCGGCATCTACATCGACGACGTCTATTACCCGCAATTGACCGGCGCGGTGTTCGACCTCCTCGACCTCGACCGCGTCGAAATCCTGCGCGGGCCGCAGGGCACGCTGGCGGGGCGCAATTCCGAAGGCGGCGCGATCAAGCTGTATTCGAAGAAGCCGACCGGCGAGGGCGGCGGCTTCGTCGAGGTGAGCTATGGTTCGCGCAACCGCATCGGCGTGCGCGGCGCGGCCGATTTCAAAATCACCGACACGCTGTTCGGCCGTATCTCAGGCGTGGCCAAGCAGCAGGAGGGCTTCGTCGACCGGATCGATTTCGGTTGCGCCAACCCGTCGAGCGGCATCCCCGCGACGCAATCGGGCGGCGACTGCACGATCAGCAAGCTGGGCGGCATCGGCTATCAGGCGATCCGCGGCATCCTGCGCTGGCAGCCGACCGACGCGCTGGAGGTGAACGTCATCGGCGATTATACGCATGACGAACATACGATCGCGGGCGAAGTGCTGCTGGCGACATCGCCGATCAATTCGCCGAACGTGAACCCCGTGCCTGGCGTGCCGTATGACGATCGCTTCCTCTGCGGGCGGTTCTGCAACTACATCACCACCGGCCAGCCTGCGGCGACATGGGTGCCCCCGATCCCGGTCGACCCGCTGGGCGCAGCGGGCACGCCGCTGGCGGCGACGACCGGCAACGATCGCAGCCTGTACGACGGCTGGGGCGTGTCGGGGCAGATCAACTATCAGGTGAACGACACGATCGCGCTGACATCGATCACCGGATACCGCGAGTTCGATACGCGGTTCGATTCGGATGACGATCTGTCGCCAGCCAATGTCGGGTTCGGCAAGAACCATCTGACCAACTGGAGCTTCAGCCAGGAGTTGCGCGCCAACGCGCAGCTAACCGATGCGCTGAACCTGACGATCGGGGCCTATTACTTCAAGCAGGAGTCGCTCTACGATTCGCTGCAGGACATCCGCTACGTGCCGGTGTTTCCGCTGCAGTTTCGCCAGCCGGACCCCACAAAGGCCGACGCGAAGGCCGTCTTCGCACAGGCGTCGTTCAACCCGTTCGAGGGGTTCACGCTCAGCGGCGGGCTGCGCTACACTGACGAATCCAAGGATCAGCAATATTTCCGCCTGAACCTGGACGGCACGGTCAACCGCTTCCTCGATCCCGTCGGCGCGGTGTACGGCGTCGGTTATTCCGGGCCGGATACGCAGGGGTTGTTCGGCGGCGGGACGGTCACCGCGCTGTCCGGGCTGATCGCGAAATACAGTGCGAAGCGGGTCGATTACCGGCTGGCGGCAGATTATCGCTTCTCGCCCGAACTGCTGGTGTACGCGTCGTTCTCGACCGGGTTCAAGGGCGGCGGTTCGAACCCGCGGCCGTTCAACGCGCAACAGGTGATCCCGTTCGCGCCGGAACAGCTGAATGCGTATGAAGTCGGGCTGAAGAGCGACTTTTTCGACCGGAAGGCCCGTTTCAACCTGTCGGCGTTCATCAACGACTATAAGGATATCCAGATTCCGGTCAGCACCTGTCCGGGCGCGCCGTGCGCGGCGCGGCTGAATGCGGGCGAGGGCCAGATCAAGGGGTTCGAGGCCGAATTGTCGGTGTTCCCGGTGCCGGGCCTCGCGATCGACGCGTCGCTCAGCTATCTGACGTTCAAATACAACGCCGACAGCCTGAACCCGTCGGCGACATTCCCGACCAATCCAGGCGGCGTGGTGGCGAACGATCCGCCGACCGTGCCGCCGTGGAAGTTCGGCCTGGGCGCGCAGTACAAGGCCGATCTGGGCAATGCGGGCAGCATCACGCCGCGCTTCGACGTCAATTACCAGGACAAGCAATATACCGGGCCGACCGTGCTGAACGGCACGCGCATCCGCAACTTCATCCCGGCCTATACGCTGGTCAATGCGCGGCTGACGTGGACAAATGCGAACGAGGATCTCGACATCTCGCTGGAGGCGCTGAACCTGCTCGACAAATATTATCTGCTGACGATTTTCGACCTGCGCGGCGCGGGCGCGGGGTTCCGCAAAGGGCGCCCGGGCAGCCCGCAGGAGTTCGCGCTGACCGTGAAGAAGAAGTTCTGACCACGTTTTAGGGGGCGCGGCGGGAATGGCCTGACGGCTGTTCCCGCCCTGCCCACCCCCGAGGAAATACCGCATGACCGACACCGACCGCGTAACGCTCTATCACTGGGAGCCGAACGCCAATTCGGGCAAGCCGATGCTGACCCTATTCGAGAAGGGCGTCGCGTTCGACAGCCACTATCTCGATCTGCTGGCCTTCGATCAGCACAAGCCCGAGTATCTGGCGGTCAACCCACTCGGCACGATCCCGGCGATGACGCACGGTGACCTGGTGCTGACCGAATCGACCGCGATCATGGAATATGTCGACGAGGCGTTCGCGGGTCCGAAGCTTATGCCCGAGGATCCGGTCGACGCATGGCGCGTGCGCTGGTGGATGAAGTTCATGGACCAGTGGCTCGCCCCCAGCTTCTCGATGATCGGGTGGAGCGTGTTCGTCGGGCCATCGGTGCGGCAGCGCGACCCGGCTGAGCTCGACGCCGCGATCGAACGCATCCCGATGCCCGAGCGCCGTGTGGCGTGGCGGAAAGCGATCAGCGGCGCGTTCTCGGCCGAGGAAATGGCGGAATCGCAGCGCCGCGTGGCGATCGGCATCGGGTTTCTGGAGGAGGCGCTGGGGAAGCGCGAATGGCTGGCGTCGGACAGCTACAGTCTGGCCGACATCAACGGCTTCAACCTCGGCTATGCGCTGCCGCTGTCGCAGCCGCACCTGTCGAACGACGATCTGACCCCGAACATCATGCGCTGGCTGCGCGCGATCTACGCCCGGCCCGCGACGCGCGCGTGCTGGGCGATGGGGCGCACCGACATGGCGAAGCGCGTCAGCATCCTGGAAAGCGAAGCCGCATGAACGGCATCCTGTATCACGGCGAACCGAACGGGCCGTCGCTGACCGTGCTGGCGGCGGCGTTCGAAAAGGGTGTCGAGTTGACGCTGGAGCGGATCGATCTGGTCGCGGGCGAACGCCACGGCGCGCGGGCGCCGCATGCGTTCGAGGTCGAACAGTCGATCGAGGGCGAAGGGCCGGTGCTGGTGGTGGACGGCGTCGCGATGGCGGACAGCGTGTTCGTCGCCTGCTATCTCGACGATACCGGCGACGGACCCGCGCTGCGGCCGGCTGATCCCTATGCGCGGTGGCAGGCGATGGCGTGGTGCCGCTACGTGATCGAACGCATCGCGCCCGCCGCATCGTATCTGGGGCTGAGCGCCGCGCCGCCGGCCGCGGTTCCAGCGGGAATCGCGAGCCAGGATCTGGCCGATCGCTGGCGCGAGGCGGTGGAGGGGCGGTTCGACGCCGCCAAGCTGGACGACAGCCGGGCGAAGATCGCGCAAGGGGTCGAGAAGGTCGAGGCGCAACTGGCCGACGGGCGCGCGTGGCTGATGGGCGATTTCGGGATTGCCGATCTGGAAAGCTACTCTTGGCTGGCGGGAATGCCCGCGCTGCACCCGGATGCCTTCGCCGACAGACCGCGCACCGCGGCGTGGCTCGATCGCGTGAGGACGAGGCCGTCGGTCTCGCGCGCGCTGGCGCTGGCGACCGTCGCCGAACCGTCCGCGGTGTGGGCGCCGGGGCCTGAAATCAACCGCTGGGGTTAGGACGACAGGATGCGATCGATCGACTATTTCGACCGCGGGCATGACCGCGATCCGGCCCATACCGCGCTGGTCGATGTCGCCAGCGGGGAGCGGCACACGTTCGCCGAGGTCAGGGCACGCACCGTGGCGATCGCGGCGGCGATGTACGCGTCGGGGTTCCGGAACCAGCAGTCGGTCGCGCTGTACGGCCCAAACAGCGCGGCGATCATGATCGCATTGCTCGCGATCTGGCGCGCCAACGGGCGCTGGGTGCCGGTCAACACGCGCAACGCGATCGACGCCAATGCGGCCTATCTGTCCTACGTGCGGTGCGGGTGGATGTTCTATCATTCGAGCATGGCGGAGGATGTCGCGGCGCTTAGGGCGCGGACCGCGACGCTGACGCATTTCGTATGTCTGGACCGGCGGATGGGCGACGATCCGTCGCTGGACGAGTTCGTCGCCGCCGCACCGCACGCGACGCTGCCCGATTTCTCCGATCCGTTCGGCGCGCCGGACGATGTCGTCGGGCTGTTCCCGACCGGCGGGACGACCGGACCGTCGAAGGGGGTGGTCGTCACCAACCTGGGCTGGAGCACGATGCTGGAGACGCTGGGCGAGGCGGTCGGGCGCGGCGTGTCCGATCCTGTATCTCTGGTGGTCGCACCGATCACCCATGCCGCGGGGCCTGTCGCGCTCGGCACGATGGCGCTGGGTGCGACACAGGTGATCCTGCCGGGCTTCGACGCCGACCGCGTGCTGCGCACGATCGCCGAACACCGCGTGACGCACATGTATCTGCCGCCGACCGCGCTGTACGGCCTGCTCGGCTCGCCCGAACTGGGGCGGCAGGACGTGTCGTCGCTGCGCTATTTCATCCTGGTCGGATCGCCCGTGTCGCCCGAAAAGCTGCGCCAGGCGGTCGAGGCGTTCGGGCCGTGCATGTGCCAGGCGTATGGTCAGGTCGAATCGCCGATGATCACGACGTGGCTGACCCCCGAGGTGGTCGCGGCGGCGGCGGCGGGCGACCATCCCGAGCGGCTGGCGAGTTGCGGAAAACCGACCCGATCGGTGCAGGTCGGGATCATGGACGACGACGGCAATCTGCTGCCTGATGGCGAACGCGGCGAGATCGTGGTGCGCGGCGTGCTGGTGTCGAAGGAGTATTTCGAGCTGCCCGACGCGACGGCGGAGGCGCGCGCATTCGGCTGGCACCATACCGGCGACGTCGCCTATCGCGACGAGCATGGCTTCCTGTTCATCGTCGATCGCAAGAAGGACATGGTGGTAACCGGCGGCTTCAACGTCTTCACCGCCGAGGTCGAGGCGGCGGTGACCGAATTGGCGCAGGTCCGCGAATGCGCGGTGATCGGCGTGCCGCACGAGAAATGGGGCGAGCAGGTCCATGCGGTCGTCGTTGCCGACGGGATCGACGACGCAACGATCATCGCGCACGCCAAGGCGCGGCTGGGCGGCGTGAAGGCGCCGAAGAGCGTCGCCTTCGTCGCCTCCATCCCGCGCACCGCGGCGGGCAAGATGGACAAGAAGGCGCTGCGAGCCGACCATTGGCGCGGCGACCGGCTGGTGAATTGAAAGAGCATATATGACGAAGTCGCAAGGTTGGCTGGTCCTGTTGGCGGGGGCCGCGTTCGCGCTGAGCGCGTGCAGTGCGGCGACCGGTTCGGACAGCGCCCCGACAGCGGGCGGGGTAGACGCGGCGCGCATCGCGGCTGCGGCGCCGGGCGAATGGCTGTCGACCGGGCGTACCTATGACGAGCAACGCTTCAGTCCGCTGGAAAAGTTGAACCAGTCCAATGTCGCGGGGCTCGGGCTCGCCTGGTTCGCCGATCTCGACACCGCGCGCGGGCAGGAAGCGACGCCGCTGATGATCGACGGCGTGCTCTATGTCTCGACCGCATGGAGCATGGTGAAGGCGTATGACGCGCGCACGGGCAAACCGCTCTGGTCCTACGACCCGCAGGTGCCGCGCGAGACATTGGTCAAGGCGTGCTGCGATGCGGTCAACCGCGGCGTCGCGGCGTGGGGCGACCGGCTGTTCGTCGGCACGCTCGACGGCCGCCTGATCGCGCTCGATCGCCGGACGGGAAAGCCGGTGTGGAGTGTCGTCACGCTCGACCAGAAGGGCAATGGCACGATCACCGGCGCGCCGCGCGTCATCAACGGCATGGTGATGATCGGCAACGGCGGCGCGGAGTTCGGCGCGCGCGGCTATGTCACCGCATACGATGCCGCGACCGGCAAGCAACGCTGGCGATTCTACACCGTCCCCGCGCAGCCGGGAAAGGAGAACGAACCCGCGTATCTGAAGACCGCGGCGCAGACCTGGGCCGGCGAATGGTGGAAGCAGGGCGGCGGTGGCACGGTGTGGGACGCCATGGCGTATGACCCTGCACTCGACCTGTTGTACATCGGGGTCGGCAACGGCAGTCCGTGGAACCATCTGTACCGCTCGCAGGGCAAGGGCGACAATTTGTACCTTTCGTCGATCGTCGCGATCCACGCGAAGACCGGCGACTATGCCTGGCATTACCAGACGACGCCCGGCGACAGCTGGGACTTCACCGCCACGCAGCACATCATCCTGGCCGATGTGACGATCGACGGGAAACCGCGCAAGGTGCTGATGCAGGCGCCGAAGAACGGATTCTTCTATGTACTCGACCGGACCGACGGGAAGCTGATCTCGGCGAAGAACTTCGTGCCGACGAACTGGGCGACCGACATCGACATGAAGACCGGGCGACCGATCGAGACGCCGGAAGCGCGTTACTACAAGACCGGCAAGCCGTTCATCGGATCGCCCGGTGCGACCGGTGCGCATAGCTGGCACCCGATGGCGTTCGATCCGAAATCGGGGCTGGTGTTCATCCCCGCCAACCTCGCCGCTTTCCCGTACATCCCCGATCCGGCGTGGAAGCCCGCCAAGCTCGGCTTCAACGTCGGCGTCGACATGGGCAAGGCGGCGATGCCCGCGATCCCCGCCGTCCGCAACGGCGCGCTGGCGGCGACGACCGGCGCGCTGATCGCGTGGGATCCGGTCGCGCAGAAGGAGCGTTGGCGCGTGTCCTACAAGGGGCCGTGGAATGGCGGACTGCTGGCGACCGGCGGCGGCGTCGTGTTTCAGGGCAATGCGACGGGCGAATTCGCCGCTTATGCCACGGCCGACGGGCGGAAACTCTGGTCGTTCCCCGCCCAGACCGGCGTGGTCGCCGCGCCGATCAGCTATGAACTGGACGGTGAGCAATATGTCGCGGTGCTGGCGGGCTGGGGCGGCGTGTGGGCGCTCGCGCCGGGCGTACTGATCGACAAGAGCGGCCCGGCGCGCAACATCAGCCGGCTGCTGGTGTTCAAGGTCGGCGGCAAGGCGACACTGCCCCCCGCCCCGCCGCTGGAAAAGCTAACGCTCGATCCACCCGCCTCCACCGCGACGCCGCAGGTGATCGCTGCGGGGGGCGAGCGGTTCGGTCGCTTCTGCGGCGCGTGCCACGGCGACGCCGCGGTCGGCGGCAGCCTGGTCCCCGATCTGCGCCGCAGCGGGGCGCTGAACGACGCGGCGACGTGGCAGCAGATCGTCCACGGCGGGGCGCTGAAGGACAATGGCATGGTCAGTTTCGCGCCGGTGATGAGCGCGGACGCGATCGAGACCGTCCGCCAGTATGTCATCGCGCGCGCGAACGAGGACAAGGCGCTGGAGCAAGGCGGCGGCGCCGTCAGGAAGGCGAAGTAATGCCGATCGATCCCAACAAGGTCGTCGCGATCGACGTCCACGTCCATGCCGAGGTGTCGTGCCACGATCCCGAAGATCCGGTAATGGCGAAATATTTCGACGCTGCATCGGCCTATTTCAAGGCCGACCGGAAACGCCCGACGATCCCCGAGACGATCGACTATTATCGCGAACGCAACATCGCCTTCTGCCTGTTCACGGTCGATGCCGAATGCGGCATGGGAACGAAACGGATCAGCAATTACGAGGTGGCGGACATCGCCGCCGAGCATGACGATATCGTGATCCCGTTCGCGTCGATCGATCCGCACAAGGGCAAATTGGGTGCGCGAGAGGCGCGCGACCTGGTCGAGAATCACGGGGTGAAGGGCTTCAAATTCCATGGCATCGCGCAGAACGCGCATCCCGCCGATCGCATGGCGTATCCGATCTACGAAGTGATCGCGGAATATAAGCTGCCCGCGATCTTCCACACCGGCCATTCGGGGATGGGCACGGGAATGCCGGGCGGCGGCGGGCTGCGGCTGAAATATGGGCAGCCGATGCTGATCGACGATGTCGCGGTCGATTTCCCCGACATGAAGTTCATCCTGGCGCATCCGAGCTGGCCGTGGACCGACGAAAGCCTGTCGATGGCGCTGCACAAGGACAATGTGTACATTGACCTCAGCGGCTGGTCGCCCAAATATTTCCCGAAGCAGGTGATCCAATACGCCAACACGCAACTGAAGCATAAGATGATGTTCGGCAGCGACTGGCCGCTGATCCGCCCCGAAAAATGGATCGACGCGGCGAAAGAAGCGGGCTTTCGCGACGAGGTGCTGCCGCTGATCATGAAGGACAATGCGGTGAAGCTGCTGGGGTTGGGGTGAGCGCGCTTTTCGGCGATCCTCCCCTGCAAGGGGAGGTGGCAGCCCGGAGGGCTGACGGAGGGGTGTCGCCCTATCCGGATACCGGGACACCCCTCCGTATCGCTGCGCGAGCCACCTCCCCTTGCAGGGGAGGATTCAGATGAGCGATTTCACCGGGCATCACATCGTCGTCACCGGCGCGTCGTCGGGGATCGGGCGCGCGACCGCGCTGCTGCTGGCGAGCCGGGGCGCAAAAATGTCGTTGATCGCGCGGCGTGCTGAGACGCTGGCGGCAGTGCGCGAATTGGCGGGCGGCGAAACGTTCGCCGCACCCGCCGACGTATCCGACCGCGCGGCGTTACTCGGCGCGATCGACGCGGCGGAGGCGGCGTTGGGCCCGATCGACGGCCTGTTCGCCAACGCCGGGACGGGCGGCACGTTCGCCGCCTTTACCGAATACGACGATGCGGTGTTCGAAGACGTTCTGCGCACCAACCTGCTCTCCCCGTTCTGGGCGATGAAGCGCGTCTTGCCCGGCATGATCGAACGACGCCGCGGCGCGATTCTGGTTACCGGCAGTCTGGCGAGCGAGCGCGGGATGGCGCGCAATCCGGGCTATGTCGCGTCGAAGCACGGCGTGCTGGGCCTTGCCCGCGCAGCCGCGCTGGAAGTCGCGCCGCACGGTGTTCGCGTCAACTGCATCGTGCCCGGCTTTGTAGAAACCGAGATGCTCGCGAACATCCCCTACGAAGCCCGCGCGACGATGGCGGCGCGGGTGCCGCAACGCCGTACCGGCAGCGCGGAGGAAGTCGCGGAGGTCGCGGCCTTCATGTTGTCCGACGCCGCCGCGCACGTCACCGGCCAGTCCTGGGCGGTCGATGGCGGCATCCTGAATACGCTGACCGTCTGAAGGGCTGCGCCATGACGCTGAAATACTATCACGCCGAACCGCTCGCCAATTCGCTGAAGTCGATGGCGCCGCTGTTCGAAAAGGGGCTGGCGTTCGAGAGCGTGTACGTGAACCTGCACAAGTTCGAACAGCACGAACCGTGGTTCGTCGCGATCAATCCCGAGGGACAGGTGCCCGTGCTGGACCACGACGGCGCGATCATCACGCAGACGACCGTCATCAACGAATATCTCGAAGACGCCTTTCCCGACACGCCGCCGCTGCGACCCGCCACGCCGGAGGGCAAGGCGCGGATGCGATATTGGAACAAGTTCGTCGACGAACACGTGATGAACCACGTGTCGATGCATGGCTGGCACCGAATGGTCGGCGTCATCGCGCGAGGGATCGAAAGCGGCGCGTTCGAGGAGATCATGGCGCGCATTCCGTTGCCCGATCAGCGCGCGAAGTGGAAGGCGGCGCGATCGGGCTTTTCCGACGAGCAACTGGCGCACGCGACCGGGAAGATCGACTATGCGCTGGACAAGGTCGAGGCGCAGCTTTCGCGAACGTCTTGGCTGGCGGGTGACGACTACACGCTAGCCGACATCAATTTCTATGCGCATTGCGGGATGATGGTGGAGCGGATGTTCCCCGACCTGAACGTCGCCGCGCGTTTTCCGCGGCTAATCGACTGGCGCGACCGCGTGACCGCACGGCCCGCGATGCAGCAGGCGCTCGCGATGCCGGACCACACCGAACCGGGGCTGCGGACGT contains:
- a CDS encoding nuclear transport factor 2 family protein encodes the protein MMPEMDPNATARLEALENRVGELEDMNAIRRLHWAYGYYIDFNRPDDVAELFARDGVVVFLSGEYHGHAGVKRLYGDWIAGRFTQGRPGPVDGLVLDHFQMQDIITIAPDRQSAKGRFRGMLLGGWHDSVIDRKPDFMPQQFWEAGIYENDYVREDGAWKIKRLDYMMQWQGDYETGLAHTVAHLQPAAVLYPEDPLGPDVILPAEQVRQTWPHRQDVPMHFAHPRFGALLAGQEPR
- a CDS encoding SDR family oxidoreductase; the protein is MGWDGKVAFVTGGVSGIGFGIARAFAAAGMRLILSYRDETHRAAAERWFVDAGYVAPVFVKLDVTDRARFAEVAHEIDARFGRLDVLVNNAGVSVFGPTDEAAHADYDWIMGVNFGGVANGLVALLPLVKRGGPGGHVVNVASMAAYLSGPQAGIYTASKFAVRGLTECLRYNLAPYGIGCSLMCPGLTRTNAWDSALKRPDDFAESGFAAVDRAELETFGAAFDAGMDPFEVGGKTLAGMTRNDAVIFTHPEFAEDFREIYDASIAALPDEPVPEGRQEIERLRRAAARDAAAGKAIGLADLI
- a CDS encoding CmcJ/NvfI family oxidoreductase — its product is MQAMINYVARGHERMRYFANDSSRDTVVIAPEPMPIAESRTSGTSLDCEGFALMPHRSAVADFADAAAVAAVHPEEIAALVQQVTGADAVSVTGAGVLRFAERSALSGALDNSRPARFAHVDVSDSTAAIFSARSLPEGRHQPRRTAHYNVWRAISPAPQDVPLALCDARSVATADLLPADAIFDRDGVDEWSFEGLVVAHSPTHRWHWFGDLDRDEVIMFKTNDSDPERAHSVPHVAFDDPDCPADAPPRASIEMRAIAYWF
- a CDS encoding TonB-dependent receptor produces the protein MHDIVHTRRIARLLASASAAGLAMATPALAQDQTPPATITPPTAPPTTAAQGPEGAEFGATQDIVVTAQFRQQKLQDIPIAITAVNSAELEAKNQTNLAQVADNAPNVSLKPQGASFGPSVVASIRGVGQNDFNPAYEPGVGIYIDDVYYPQLTGAVFDLLDLDRVEILRGPQGTLAGRNSEGGAIKLYSKKPTGEGGGFVEVSYGSRNRIGVRGAADFKITDTLFGRISGVAKQQEGFVDRIDFGCANPSSGIPATQSGGDCTISKLGGIGYQAIRGILRWQPTDALEVNVIGDYTHDEHTIAGEVLLATSPINSPNVNPVPGVPYDDRFLCGRFCNYITTGQPAATWVPPIPVDPLGAAGTPLAATTGNDRSLYDGWGVSGQINYQVNDTIALTSITGYREFDTRFDSDDDLSPANVGFGKNHLTNWSFSQELRANAQLTDALNLTIGAYYFKQESLYDSLQDIRYVPVFPLQFRQPDPTKADAKAVFAQASFNPFEGFTLSGGLRYTDESKDQQYFRLNLDGTVNRFLDPVGAVYGVGYSGPDTQGLFGGGTVTALSGLIAKYSAKRVDYRLAADYRFSPELLVYASFSTGFKGGGSNPRPFNAQQVIPFAPEQLNAYEVGLKSDFFDRKARFNLSAFINDYKDIQIPVSTCPGAPCAARLNAGEGQIKGFEAELSVFPVPGLAIDASLSYLTFKYNADSLNPSATFPTNPGGVVANDPPTVPPWKFGLGAQYKADLGNAGSITPRFDVNYQDKQYTGPTVLNGTRIRNFIPAYTLVNARLTWTNANEDLDISLEALNLLDKYYLLTIFDLRGAGAGFRKGRPGSPQEFALTVKKKF
- a CDS encoding glutathione S-transferase family protein, whose translation is MTDTDRVTLYHWEPNANSGKPMLTLFEKGVAFDSHYLDLLAFDQHKPEYLAVNPLGTIPAMTHGDLVLTESTAIMEYVDEAFAGPKLMPEDPVDAWRVRWWMKFMDQWLAPSFSMIGWSVFVGPSVRQRDPAELDAAIERIPMPERRVAWRKAISGAFSAEEMAESQRRVAIGIGFLEEALGKREWLASDSYSLADINGFNLGYALPLSQPHLSNDDLTPNIMRWLRAIYARPATRACWAMGRTDMAKRVSILESEAA
- a CDS encoding glutathione S-transferase family protein, producing MNGILYHGEPNGPSLTVLAAAFEKGVELTLERIDLVAGERHGARAPHAFEVEQSIEGEGPVLVVDGVAMADSVFVACYLDDTGDGPALRPADPYARWQAMAWCRYVIERIAPAASYLGLSAAPPAAVPAGIASQDLADRWREAVEGRFDAAKLDDSRAKIAQGVEKVEAQLADGRAWLMGDFGIADLESYSWLAGMPALHPDAFADRPRTAAWLDRVRTRPSVSRALALATVAEPSAVWAPGPEINRWG
- a CDS encoding AMP-binding protein, with translation MRSIDYFDRGHDRDPAHTALVDVASGERHTFAEVRARTVAIAAAMYASGFRNQQSVALYGPNSAAIMIALLAIWRANGRWVPVNTRNAIDANAAYLSYVRCGWMFYHSSMAEDVAALRARTATLTHFVCLDRRMGDDPSLDEFVAAAPHATLPDFSDPFGAPDDVVGLFPTGGTTGPSKGVVVTNLGWSTMLETLGEAVGRGVSDPVSLVVAPITHAAGPVALGTMALGATQVILPGFDADRVLRTIAEHRVTHMYLPPTALYGLLGSPELGRQDVSSLRYFILVGSPVSPEKLRQAVEAFGPCMCQAYGQVESPMITTWLTPEVVAAAAAGDHPERLASCGKPTRSVQVGIMDDDGNLLPDGERGEIVVRGVLVSKEYFELPDATAEARAFGWHHTGDVAYRDEHGFLFIVDRKKDMVVTGGFNVFTAEVEAAVTELAQVRECAVIGVPHEKWGEQVHAVVVADGIDDATIIAHAKARLGGVKAPKSVAFVASIPRTAAGKMDKKALRADHWRGDRLVN